The proteins below are encoded in one region of Thermococcus peptonophilus:
- a CDS encoding GmrSD restriction endonuclease domain-containing protein produces the protein MDKLDPKMENLLEILKQAEEGKLVLPQFQRDFVWSRQDIKDLLVSLLNGYFVGTFLFLRTDPANPPFTWRPIQGVTLPIDRDGNYIAEPEAMILDGQQRITSLHYVFYAPPKEVVTPKYTSRRYLFFLRLEELEKGNVEDAVFSVNEDDAKKYLDKEYQFEHKIVPFTQLSNKEKWEDWVEEFIEYHVDKYIEENIGEDVSFKQGRELTQEYKKQLKEKASLWEKYISNLLEFKVPVLYLPKIEPNNKQKLSEVCTIFEKMNSTGVKLSVFDLLTARLYKDNIDLHKIWQDTVDSFEGIRKLSEDNPDLFKVLLLRALGLMRVLRDKDKDKGEKEISDVKNRSLINLSPANFEEDWWTIAEYFNRAIERVMSTNQDGFGAFLPKWVPYKPMLPVLATLLYYVEGTKELSPMEKSRAYTLIKQWYWSSVFTERYSSAVESKSLSDTLELIRAFKEPEFVPSMINEARIRVPSLNLYAVSRSGSAIYRGIMNLIALNHARDFLQVDAIEFHNLEDHHIFPQAFLRRQGLGDKDKSKINTILNRTLISDETNKKISATSPREYINWIPGDIEEVLKPHFIDSECIDAMRKNDYDKFLERRKTLILNKVQELIGGGGENANTRGEDI, from the coding sequence GTGGATAAGCTCGACCCGAAAATGGAGAATCTGCTTGAGATATTAAAACAGGCCGAAGAAGGGAAATTAGTCCTTCCCCAGTTCCAAAGGGACTTTGTATGGTCAAGACAAGACATTAAGGACTTGCTGGTCTCGCTTCTTAATGGCTACTTTGTAGGTACTTTCCTCTTCCTTAGAACGGATCCTGCCAACCCCCCATTCACATGGAGGCCAATCCAAGGTGTTACTCTACCAATTGATAGAGATGGGAATTATATTGCAGAACCAGAGGCTATGATCCTTGATGGCCAGCAGAGAATAACATCCCTTCACTATGTATTCTATGCACCGCCGAAAGAAGTTGTTACACCAAAATATACCAGCAGAAGATACCTCTTCTTCCTGAGACTTGAAGAGCTAGAAAAGGGTAATGTTGAGGATGCTGTGTTCAGCGTGAATGAAGATGATGCTAAAAAGTACTTGGACAAGGAATATCAGTTTGAGCACAAAATAGTTCCATTCACACAGCTCTCCAATAAAGAGAAGTGGGAAGATTGGGTAGAGGAATTCATAGAGTACCATGTTGACAAGTACATAGAGGAGAACATCGGTGAAGATGTTAGCTTTAAACAGGGTAGGGAACTCACTCAGGAATACAAGAAGCAACTTAAGGAAAAGGCTAGCCTTTGGGAGAAGTACATTAGCAATCTCCTAGAGTTCAAAGTTCCAGTTCTTTATTTACCGAAAATTGAACCAAACAATAAACAAAAGCTTAGTGAAGTCTGCACAATATTTGAGAAAATGAACAGTACAGGAGTTAAGTTATCAGTCTTTGATCTCCTGACTGCCAGATTGTACAAAGATAATATCGATCTTCATAAAATATGGCAGGACACTGTTGATTCATTTGAGGGTATCAGAAAGTTGTCCGAGGACAACCCGGATCTCTTTAAAGTGTTGTTACTTAGGGCACTAGGTCTCATGAGGGTGCTTAGGGACAAAGATAAAGACAAGGGCGAGAAGGAAATTAGTGATGTTAAAAACAGGTCTTTAATTAATTTGTCACCAGCGAATTTTGAAGAAGATTGGTGGACTATAGCAGAATACTTTAACAGAGCCATTGAGCGAGTTATGAGCACTAATCAAGATGGATTTGGAGCATTCTTGCCAAAGTGGGTTCCTTACAAGCCCATGCTTCCAGTTTTGGCAACACTCCTCTATTATGTGGAGGGCACCAAAGAATTATCCCCAATGGAAAAGAGCAGAGCTTACACACTGATAAAGCAATGGTACTGGAGTTCTGTATTCACCGAGAGATACAGTAGTGCCGTTGAATCAAAGTCTCTGAGTGATACACTTGAGCTGATAAGAGCCTTCAAAGAGCCTGAGTTTGTACCCTCAATGATCAATGAAGCAAGAATAAGGGTACCATCCTTGAATTTATATGCAGTCTCAAGAAGTGGAAGTGCAATTTATAGAGGTATCATGAACTTAATTGCATTAAACCATGCACGGGACTTCTTGCAAGTTGACGCAATAGAATTCCATAACCTAGAGGATCACCATATATTCCCTCAGGCATTCCTAAGAAGACAGGGTCTTGGAGACAAAGATAAGTCGAAGATCAACACCATACTCAACAGAACTCTCATCAGCGATGAAACCAATAAGAAAATTTCAGCAACATCTCCAAGAGAATATATTAATTGGATCCCCGGGGATATAGAGGAGGTTCTCAAACCCCACTTTATTGACTCAGAGTGCATTGATGCCATGAGGAAGAATGATTATGATAAGTTCCTAGAGAGAAGGAAAACACTTATTCTAAATAAAGTGCAAGAGCTCATAGGCGGGGGAGGGGAGAATGCCAACACCAGAGGAGAGGATATCTGA